A DNA window from Solea senegalensis isolate Sse05_10M unplaced genomic scaffold, IFAPA_SoseM_1 scf7180000016160, whole genome shotgun sequence contains the following coding sequences:
- the LOC122762901 gene encoding transcription factor GATA-3-like: protein MKKEGIQTRNRKMSSKSKKSKKSQDNMDDFSKSLMDKSSSFSPAALSRHMSSFPPFSHSGHMLTTPTPMHPSSSLPFAPHHPSSMVTAMG from the coding sequence ATGAAGAAGGAAGGAATCCAGACCCGCAACAGGAAGATGTCCAGCAAGTCCAAGAAGAGCAAAAAGTCCCAGGACAACATGGACGATTTCTCCAAGAGCCTGATGGACAAGAGCAGCTCCTTCAGCCCGGCGGCACTTTCCCGCCACATGTCGTCCTTCCCGCCCTTCTCGCACTCCGGCCACATGTTGACCACGCCCACACCCATGCACCCTTCCTCCAGCCTCCCGTTCGCACCGCACCATCCCTCCAGTATGGTCACAGCCATGGGTTAA